A single region of the Ptychodera flava strain L36383 chromosome 9, AS_Pfla_20210202, whole genome shotgun sequence genome encodes:
- the LOC139140921 gene encoding protein AATF-like: MPKRSLAEEIARLSNPEPEFKDPEAFFDSETAAKVVEQFSDKDDDDDDIDTQVSTLRRKTATLLSDHDKKYAGKTVSRKSLQDDSEDDSSGVEEDSELSSAGDIIKDEDIEFTVNDDITRRDDDDEEEEERIMDVNRDGNELEKFTFDGDFSRFDDDDFDDDDDDDDDDDDDDDSEDDSSYAGRGSDEDSAASSGEETGVDQQAEEGAVQSFSKTDIESEIAKGKAVKDQIGVWDSLLEGRIRLHKVLVTSNQLPQHDTFQEFLTNGGQEYQEANRKARRELKKLLKSLAELQQALLLQNPETVNLVEEHAGKQEESDEEIPSDGSESEEQDAKPQQAQVNRKRKLEITDYGEFLAKRHRDFQGYRNNTIQKWNDKTKLVSGKFNSKSFSSFERSAVTQIQQILSDKERLVRRSQLKRSVYRVLGKEDQTESDTGNRETDKLNGEDPEESLPKTDLHLKDYDEEIFDDDDFYHQLLRELIEKRSISTSDPIALGRQWLKIQKLRSKVKKHVDTKASKGRKLRYDVHQKLVSFMAPVDLCTLQDESRTELYNSLFGKSSSSSTVQQR, from the exons ATGCCTAAAAGAAGCCTGGCCGAAGAAATAGCTCGTTTGAGCAACCCTGAACCAGAATTCAAGGACCCAGAGGCTTTTTTCGATAGTG AAACTGCTGCTAAAGTAGTTGAACAGTTCAGTgacaaagatgatgatgatgatgacatagACACCCAAGTTAGCACACTCAGAAGAAAAACAGCAACTCTGCTATCAGATCATGATAAGAAGTACGCAGGAAAGACTGTCTCCAGGAAGTCACTTCAAGATGACAGCGAAGATGACAGTTCAG GTGTTGAAGAGGACAGTGAACTTTCTTCTGCTGGTGACATCATCAAAGATGAAGACATAGAGTTCACAGTTAATGATGACATCACCAGacgtgatgatgatgacgaggaggaggaggagagaATCATGGATGTTAACCGAGATGGAAATGAGTtggaaaaatttacatttgatgGTGATTTCAGCagatttgatgatgatgattttgatgatgatgatgatgatgatgatgatgatgatgatgatgatgactcgGAGGATGACTCAAGTTATGCAG GGAGAGGCAGTGATGAAGACAGTGCCGCCAGCAGTGGTGAAGAGACAGGGGTTGACCAACAGGCtgaagagggcgctgttcaaagCTTCTCCAAGACCGACATTGAATCAGAAATTGCCAAGGGCAAAGCTGTCAAGGACCAGATAG GTGTATGGGACAGTCTACTGGAAGGGAGGATACGACTCCATAAGGTGTTGGTGACGTCCAATCAGCTTCCCCAGCACGACACATTTCAAGAGTTTCTGACCAATGGTGGACAAGAATATCAGGAAGCTAATAGAAAAG CAAGGAGAGAGCTGAAGAAATTATTGAAGAGTCTAGCTGAGTTACAGCAAGCTCTGTTACTTCAAAATCCAGAGACAGTCAACCTTGTGGAAGAGCATGCTGGCAAGCAAGAGGAAAG TGATGAGGAAATACCCAGTGATGGATCTGAATCAGAGGAACAGGATGCAAAACCACAACAAGCTCAAGTTAACCGTAAGAGAAAGCTGGAAATAACTGATTATGGAGAGTTCCTTGCAAAGAGACATAGAGACTTCCAGGGCTACAGGAATAATACCATACAAAAATGGaatgataaaacaaaattagtgtctgGAAAATTCAACAGTAAG TCTTTCAGTTCATTTGAGAGATCCGCTGTCACCCAAATACAGCAAATTCTCAGTGATAAGGAAAGGCTGGTACGAAGGTCGCAGCTGAAGAGATCCGTATACAGAGTACTGGGCAAAGAAGATCAAACAGAATCTGACACAGGGAACAGGGAAACTGACAAACTGAACGGAGAGGACCCGGAG GAGTCACTTCCTAAGACTGATCTTCACCTCAAAGACTATGATGAAGAAATATTTGACGATGATGATTTCTATCACCAG CTTCTAAGGGAGTTGATTGAAAAGCGTAGCATCAGCACATCAGATCCAATTGCCCTGGGACG GCAGTGGTTGAAAATTCAGAAGCTGCGAAGTAAAGTTAAAAAACATGTGGACACCAAAGCCAGCAAAGGAAGGAAGTTGAG GTATGATGTGCATCAGAAATTAGTCAGTTTTATGGCACCAGTTGATCTGTGTACACTCCAGGATGAGTCAAG GACAGAACTATACAACTCATTGTTTGGGAAGAGTTCGTCATCATCAACAGTCCAGCAAAGATGA